One Thermodesulfobium sp. 4217-1 genomic window, CTCTCTCTTTATAAGCAAAAATACCCATAGTCTGGCAACCTGCGCCCCACGGAAAAATTACACTTTCGAAAGAGTCCCTGCCATAATTTGCAAGAACAACTAAAGCAGCCAGTTCATGTGGATTCACAGGGAAGACTATCACCTCTGGTTTCTCTACATTCAAATCTACATTTTGCAAGGGCTTAAATATTACATATTCTGTTGGAACTTCCATAATAGGCATCTGTTCTAAAAATTTTTTAACTTTTTCCGGGGTCTTTACGTATCTTTCCCCCTCAAGAAAGTCTTCAATAAAGTCTTTCCTTGCCAGATTCTCTAAGCTTGCAGCGATTTCCTTGCCTAAGTCATCTTCCTTATTCCCGCTTGACAAAAATTTTTCAAAACACGATTGTCCCCCAGGAAAGTATTTATAGGCGTTGCCAAAGCCAAGACCTACTCCGCCGCCCCAACAGCCATAGGTTTTTCTATCAAAGGCAGCAGTCCTTCCTTTAGCAGCATTTGCAAAAAGCCACATCACGCAGCCCCATCTGCCCTCTTTGAATCTCATTGCATTTTCAGGCAACTTATCCGACCAGATAATCGCAACAGGATTAAACTTCATTTTCAAAGCCGATTCTATCTGACTTTTCATGTTTCCCCCTTTAAAAATTTAAAAAAATTTTAAAACATATAATATTATTATATTATTGTAAATTAAATATCCTTCTGTCGCCCAAAACGTTGAAATCGCTTCTGTATTTTTCTACCGATGAAAGATCTATATCAGAAAAATACAGGCCTTCTTTATCGCCGCACTCCAAGAGAGTTGCCCCATAAGGGTCAAAAATAAGAGAGTTGCCAGAATACAAGTTATTTCTATCAGAGCCCACCCTGTTTACTCCGACTATGAAGCATTGGTTTTCAATCGCGCGAGCCCTTAAAAGAGTTTTCCAGTGCTCTATCCTGCTCTTTGGCCACATAGCGCTCACTATCGTAACCCTTGACTTTGTGGAAATCTTTCGAAAGAGTTCTGGAAACCTTATGTCGTAACAGATTGCAAGACCCACCTTGCCCAGATTCTTTGACTCTGCCACCACAGACTCACTCCCCTCTGAAAAGATATCCCTCTCCCCCATAATACCTATTAGATGGATTTTCTTGTATCTACCAATGCAGCTTCCGCCGCTAAAATAAAAGCCGCAATTGTACATGCTGCTGTCTTCTTTTACAGGCAATGAACCATATATATCCATGCTGCATTCTCTTGACATGCTTGAAAGTTGATCAAAATAATATGATAGGTTTTCGCTAACCTTTTTAATTGAACTCTTGTAATATCCAGAGAGAAAGGTCTCAGGCAAGGCTAAAAGATTTAGGTTGTTCTTCTGAGCCTCTAAGATCGCCCTCTTAACCTTCTCAAAGTTTAATTCAAAGTCTCTTAATATGTCCATCTGAAAGAGCCCTATTCTCATTTGTCCACACATCCTTTTTCCATAAACCATATATATAGATCCAAGACTCCCGGTGGCTTTCCAAAATCATCTGAAATTTGAAAAAAGGTTTTCTCGAAATTAATATATGTTTTTTCGGTAATTGTTTTGGGAATCTCATCAAGATAGCCATATTCCTTCATAACCCTTAATATGTGCCTGTCAAGAATCGCCACATCAAATATACCAACGTTTCTAAGGAAGTGGCTTGCCTCTTTCATCCCAAAGCCCTTTACCTCTTTTACCAGGGTCTTCCTCTTGTCAAAAGTGCTTACATCAGAGCCCAGGATATCTCTCAACATCCCAAAAAGTCTTCTGTTTTCTACGATAAATCTATATCGCGGATTCCAGAACCTATAGCCCAGCTCTCTAAGAGTTAGCTTTAGCTCTTCTTCCTCCATATACAAGAAACCATCGCCTATCTTGTTCTGAATAGATATGCCGCCCTTAGCAGAGTAGTTTGCAGTCAGAACACAGAAACAAAGCTCCTCAAAGATCTTTTCTTCACTGCCAGAACCAATTTCTCTAAACTGAGAAACTCTCAACTCAATTTGGCTCTCGCAAGGAGATCCCCTAAGAGAGTCTAACTTATCTAATAGTCCCAATTTTATTTGTGATGTCCTGAAATTTCTCCCAATTCCATCATAAAGCCCTCTTCCTTCATCTTTTCCATAGAGCACTCGCCTTCCATGCCCTGATCGTTGTATTCGCATACCCTGTTCTCTATATCCACAGTAAGCTTCCCGTCGGCAATTGCATCTGAGTGATACCACCACATAAAGATAGGCTTGTATTCATATTTTGAGAAATACTCTTTCCCTATAAATGACACTATGTATGGAGCCATAAGCAGGAATTTCTTATCTACAGACTTAATATTGGCTGCCAGATCCCCATCTAAATCGAGCTTGTTCTTCCACAAGTGTTCTCTTGCCTCAAGTCCTCTATCCAGCTTAAGGAGCATGTCCTCTTCATTTTGTTTTATAACATTTTGCCACAAAGCAAAAAACTCATTATCCAAATTTGCACCTCCAAAATATTTAAAAACCTAATATAAAATTAGATATTATATTATACTATAATGTTGATATTAGCTTTTTGATAGAGAACTTATTAGTTTAACCAATTAAAATTTTATTCTCAGTTTGCTAATTTCAGGAGGAAAAAAATGGTTGATATCAATTTTAAAATAAAGGATAAAATTTTAGAAATTGTTAAAGGAGATATCACGCTCAGGGACACTGATGCCATAGTAAATGCGGCAAATAGATATCTTCAGCATGGGGGCGGCGTAGCCCTTGCAATTGTCAGAAGAGGCGGAGAGATAATCCAGACTGAAAGCAATATGATAATTAGAAACCAGGGGCCTATTCCCACAGGGAAAGCGGTATACACTACAGCAGGCGATTTAAAACCAAAACACATAATCCATGTAGCTGGTCCTGATTACAATGAATATGCGCCTGACGCAGCTATGGAGCTACTAAAGATGTCTATAAATTCGTGCTTTGATCTCGCATTGAAACTTAGGCTAAAAAGCATTTCTCTTCCTGCGATTTCATCAGGCATATACGGCTTCCCAAAGGACAAATGTGCTGATATTCTTATTCGAGAATCCTTTGAACATCTTATGAAAGACGAATCGCTGAGAAAAATTGAGTTCGTGCTCTATGAAGAGATTACAGCAGAGGTTTTTGCAACAACAGCAAAAAAATATTTTGAAATTTATAAAAATAGAAAATAATTAAATGGAGAATATTGCAGATATACTGAAAAACAGTCCGTTTTCTGACCTACTCTCTAAAGATCCAATCCCAGAGATCAGCTTCCTGATTGGCGAATGGAGGGCCTTAGGCGGAAAGCCTGAGAACAAGATCTCGTCGATAAATAACAAGATACTTTACAGGTTTAGGGGGCCTGTCTCCCCTGACATAAAACAAATTATAAATACCTCCCAAGAGGGCTTCTTAGAGCTGTCAAAAATAAGCCACTACAAGAGATTTGATATGTTGATGAAATGCAGAAAGTTGATTGAGGAGAATTTCGATCTCCTGGCGAATGTCATAGTTATGGACAGCTCAAAACCGATAAAGCTTGCAAGGGGCGAAATAGACTCCACCATAGAAAGGCTTAATTTCTCAAGTATCGATCTGATGGCGCTAAAGGGAGAATACATACCGTCAGGCATATTTGATGATTTGAAGGATAGAAGCGTAATTACCCTGAGAGAGCCATACGGCATATCTGTTCTTATCAGCCCGTTTAATTTTCCCTTTTTTCTCCACGCATCCAAGCTTGCAAGCGCTCTGATAGCTGGCAATTCTACCATTTCCATACCCAGCGAACACACACCTCTATCAGTCCTACTTCTGATAAAGATATTTGAATTGGCTGGCTTTCCAAAGAAGGCCCTCACCACCATTGCGACATCAGAGACACAAATAAAAGAGATGATAGTAAATAACCAGAAAACAGACCTCGTTTCTCTTACAGGTTCGAGCAAAACTGGCGAGAGCGTGATAAGAAATGCGGGCATAAAGAAGCTCCACCTTGAATTGGGCGGCAAGGCATTTGGCATAGTTCTGAAAGATGCCAATCCAAAAGAGGTCACAAGGTGTTGGCTAAATGGGGCGCTAAAAAACGCAGGACAGCGTTGTGATGCTCTAAATACAATATTAATTCCAGAAGAGATAGAAGAGGTCATTGTGTCTTCAACGCTGGACAAAATAAAAAACATAAAAAGGGCGGATCCCTTTAGCGAAGAGTGCAACCTGGGGCCATTGATATCAACCTCATCTGCAAACAGATTAAAGAAGCTTATAAAAGAGGCGATTGACTCTGGCTCAAAGATAATATTCTCAGACAGCCCAACCAATGCCTATTTTCCGCCACAATTAATAAAGATCTACAACCCTGAAATAAAGCTGATGAAAGAAGAAGTATTCGGTCCGATTTTCATATATTACGTATACAAAGATATAAATGAGGCGGTAAACATTATAAATTCTTGCAAGTACGGTCTGGATCTTGCAATATTTGGCTCTGACGTGAACTATATGATTAAGCTATCAAGAAGGCTCAAGGCTGGGCAGATACATATAAACGACTATCCCAGACACGGCACCGGATATTATCCTGTCGGAGGGATCAAGTCGTCAGGAACGGGCAGCAAAGAAGGCATATTTTACACTGTCCAGGAAATGAGCTACACAAAAGCGATAATAGTGAAAAATTGATATATCATAGTGCTTCTTATTGGCTCTTTGTGTTCCCAGTCGGCTCAATGTGACCGGCTTTTTTAAGATAGTGTACAACAACAGCCTTTAAAACGCCAGTCGCTGGTATGGCCAGGATTAAGCCTTCCAAACCAAAGAGCTGCTCACCTGAGACCAGAGCCAATATTATAAGAATTGGGTGAACCTGAGCCTGCTTTCCCATTATCCTGGGGCACAATACATAGCTCTCCAGCCAGTGTATGCAGAGTATCACCGCCACAACCTCAAGAGAAACTGTCCAAGACTGAGTGAGTCCAAGAAAAACTGCAGGCAAGGTGGTAGAGAGGGTTCCGAAAACTGGTATTACAGAAAGACATCCTGCCAGCACCCCTATCAAGATGGCGTATTGAATTTTCAAAATAACAAGGGCTATGGTAGTTAATGTACCGTTTATAAGACATATCAGAAATTGCCCCCTGACAATCCTCTTCAAAACAAAATCCACATCGGTAGAGAGCTCCACGACCTCTTGCCTTCTGTCGGGGGGAAATAGGGTTAAGAGACCTTCTTTAATATTTTCAAAGTCGATTATCCAGAAGGCGGCGACCATAAACACAATAAATATATTAACGCCCGTTCTTACAGATTCCAAAAAAAATGTCTTCAGAACTTTTGCGCTCTCGTAAAAGGAGAGAGAATATGGGTGAGACTGAACGTATTCCTGAGACAAGAAAACTCCGTTAAATGAAGACCTGATATCAAGGGGTATAGAAAATGAATTCAAAAGCGTCTGCAAATTGTCCATATAGCCCTTAATCGATTCAAAATATACAGGTGTGTGCCTTGCTATGCTCCTTACTTCGTTAGAAAGGCCAAAGAAGAGCACGATACCAATACTTCCCAGGAAGGCAAACACTATAATATAAGATACGATCAGAGATATTACCCTATTTTTTTGAAATCTCAACACTAAGTTAAAGAGGGGCTCTATCAGATACGCAAGCAAAAGAGAGATGAAAAATAGTATCAAAATACCCTTAAAGATCCACACGACAAACAAGCTCAATATTATAACAAGAGCTATAATAAAGACCTTTATTCGAGGATATACCAGATGCTCTTCGAGTTTCACTCTAAGCCTTATGCATCATTGAGAAATTTTGAGACCCTTCTTATTACGATGTCCTTTCCAAGGGCGTCTACGATCTCAAACAACCCTGGGCCTACCTTCATTCCAGTGATTAACAGCCTAAGAGGATGGACCAAGTCCTTGAAAGCAAGATCAAGGGAGGCTGCCATTTCTCTTGACTTGTTCTCCAAATCTATATGTGAATCATAACCAGTATTCAGCAGTTCGAGAAATTTCTCCAAAAGCAGTGCGGTTGAACTATTTGACTTTATGCTATCCATTTCTTCAGCCGAAAGCTCAGGTTCTACAAAGAAATATTTCGTGCCGATAACAAGGTCCTGCAGAGTCCTTGCCCTTACTTTGCCAAGATTTATCGCCCTTATGGTAAAGTCGTCTTTCACAAGCTCTATCCCTGCTTTATCATAAAAGGCTTTGGCAAGGTCAAATAACTTTAGATCGTCCATATTTTTTATATATTGAGAATTCATCCAGTCCAATCTCTTCATGTCGAATACAGCGGGATTCGAGTTTAGCTTTGCAAGACAAAACATAGATATCAGCTCATCCCTTGAAAATATCTCCTGGCCCTCTTTTGGCGTCCAACCAAGGAGCGACAAAAAGTTAAAAAGGGCATCAGAAAGGTATCCCATTTCCCTATATTCCAGAACGCTCTCGGCTCCATGCCTTTTCGAGAGCTTTGCCTTATCAGGCCCCAGAAGAAGCGGTATGTGGGCGAATTTTGGCAATTCTTTGCCGAAAGCCTTATAAATGATCATCTGTTTAAAGGTGTTCGTCAAGTGATCGTCGCCTCTTATGACGTGGGTAATATCCATATCTATATCGTCTATTACCACCGCAAAGTTATAAGTCGGATACGAGTCAGACTTCATTATCACCATATCGCCGCCCAGACTGTCATTCGCAAATGACACATCGCCCTTTACAGCATCGCGCAAAAATGACTTTCCGTCGGGGATTCTTATCCTTAGAACTGATTTTAAGCCCTTGGCTCTGAGGTCCCTCTTCTGATCCTCGCTAAGATCCCTACACCTGCCGTCATATTTTGGAGGTCTGCCCATCTTTATCATCATCTCTCGTCTTTCCCTTAGCTCCTCAGGGGTGCAAAAGCACTCGTATGCCAAACCCTTTTGGAGAAGTTCGTTTGCCTTCTCTCTATATATATCCAGTCGCTTTGACTGATAATATGGCCCCTCATCCCACTCTATCCCCATCCATTTCAAACTTTCTAAGATGACTTCCTCATATTCCTTTGACGATCTCTCTGTATCCGTGTCCTCAATCCTTAAGATAAATTTGCCCTCAAGACGCTTGGCAAAAAGGTAGTTAAAAAGTGCAGTGTGAGCTCCGCCAATGTGAAGTGCACCTGTAGGAGATGGAGCAAAACGAACTCTTATCATTAAGATCTCCTTTCATAAACGCTTCTGATGTAGTAAAAAAATATATAAGTTTATTATAAGCGATATTTCAAATTTATTAGCAATTTTTAATACCTAAGCAAGTGTCAAGAAAAGAAATTTAAATATTATTAAACTTTTCATTAACTAATATTTCTAAAACTCTTTGATTTACAAATAAAATTAATTTGTTAAAATCATTCTTATGGAAAACAAAAATAATCTGAAAATTGCTGTGGTTGTGCCCTGTTATAACGAAGAAGCAGCCATTGGAAGTGTTATAAAAGGTTTTAGAGAATCTCTAAGTGAATTTAGCGATACTAAAATTTACATTTATGACAACAATTCAGTTGATCCTACAATAGAAATAGCTAAGAAGTGTGATGCTATTGTACGTCAAGAAGAGCGTCAGGGCAAGGGGAATGTAGTAAGAAGAATGTTTAGAGACGTTGATGCTGATTTTTATATCTTAGTTGATGGAGACTCTACATACGAGCCATCTATTGCTCCATTGATGCTGAAGTTAGCTATAAAGAGGCAGTATGACCTTGTTAACTGCATTCGTAAAGAAGTGGATTCAGAAGCCTATCGCTTTGGTCATACATTTGGAAATAGAATCTTAACAAAAGCTGTAAATATGATATTTGGTAACTATATTCAGGACATGCTATCTGGTTATAAAGTTCTATCAAGGCGATTTGTAAAGTCTTTCCCAGTCCAATCAGATGGGTTTGACATAGAGACAGAGATAGCTATTCATGCATTGCAACTTCAGTGTCCTATGGGATATATTGTAGGAAATTATTATAAAAGGCAAGAGGGCTCAAATAGTAAACTAAATACATATAGGGATGGGTTTAAGATCTTAAAATTAATTATCGCACTTTTTCGTCATGAGAAACCTTTACTGTTTTTCTCTCTAATAGGTCTTATACTGGCTATGATTGCCTTGGGATTAGGTATTCCTATAGTCATACAATTTATCGAGACAGGTTTAGTGCCCAAGCTGCCTACTGCATTGCTTGCTGTAGGGATAATGATCATTGCATCTTTATGCTTCACAATAGGAATAATACTTGATACTGTAACAAAGGGAAGAATAGAAAATAAAATGCTTGCTTATTTATCGCATAAAATGTTTGATCCAGAAGGTAGTAGAGAATAGTAATGTATAGCGGCAAAGAGAATTTGGAAGATATGCTCTTAGCAGAAAATTATAATAATCATCTATCAGAGCTTATTAAGCCACATTTGAATTTAAAATATACTATTGTTGACTTTGGATCTGGTTTAGGTAATTTCGCTGAGAAATTTAAAAAAATTGGTTACAATTTATATTGTGTAGAGATAGATGATGATCTTAGAAGAAAGTTAGAAAACAAAGGGTTTAAGTGTTTTAAAACCTTAGATGAATTAGATGACGATAGCATTGATTTTATCTATACATTAAATGTTATTGAGCACATTGAAAATGACGATGAAATAATTAAAAAGTTTTATAAAAAGCTTAAGAGGGGGGGGCAAATAGTAATTTATGTCCCCGCTTTAAAGATTTTATATAGCACTATGGATAAAAAAGTTGGTCATTTTAGAAGATATTCTATGAAGCATTTGAATAACCTAATGATAAGTAATGGGTTTGAAATTCAAAGGTCTATTTATGTTGATTCTCTTGGTTTTTTAATTACATTGTTTTTCAAAACATTTGGGAATAAAGAAGGAAATATAAATCAGCAAGCACTAATTATTTATGATAGATATTTATTTCCAATGAGCATTTTTCTAGACAATTTGTTTAGGAAAATATTAGGCAAGAATCTTTATGTTCTTGCTAAAAAGCCTAATAGAGTAATTTCTTGAATAAATGAGCTTATACAAAAATCAATTTGTAAGATTTTCAATAGTTGGTGCTATAGGGTTTTTTGTAGATGCAAGTATTGTTTGGATCTTAACCCAAAAAGATATGCATCCAGTTTATCGCATATAATAGCTTTCAACATCGCAGTAGTGACAAGTTAGCTTCAAAGTTCTAAGCTTTTTTAAAACTAAAGGAGAATATATATGAAAAGTCATAAAAATCTTATACCATCAGTCTTAATCAGTGTATTCTTCTTTCTTCTAATGAACTCATTAGCCTATTATTTAGGAGCTGATTTTAATTGGGACCTATTAAATTACCATTTTTACAATGGTTATGCATTTTTGCACGGCACATTTATATCTAATTCACTTCAAACAATACAATCTTACCTTGAACCATTATTAAGCTCCTTTTATTACATCCTTATCTCCAACCTCTCTCCTTTGTTGGTCAATCTTATAATCGCATCGCTTCAATCTATAAGCCCTATATTGATTTTTTTATTAAGTCTAAACATTTTTTACAACCTTAAATATAAATATTTAATATCATTTTTAATAGCCCTATCTTCAATTTTTGGTCCAACTTTTATTTCAGAAATAGGTTCCACTATGGGAGATACTCTTGTCGCACCTCTTATTATTTTATCCTGTTTATTTATGATAAAATCAATCCAAAAAATTACCATTGAAAATAAATCATACAATAAAACTATCTCCGTTTATATAGTTGCCTCTGGAATAAGCCTTGGATTAGCAGCAGGACTTAAACTAACTAATATGATCTATGTAATAGGTATGTTCGCTTCATCTTTAATTGTATTTTTGCTGCTAAATATAGAACTTAAGAAAAAGTTAACTTATATCTCACTTATATCCCTTAGTATGGCTATATCATTTCTTGTTATCTATGCCCCAGTTGGCATAATTTTGTATGACAACTTTAAAAATCCCTTGTTTCCTTTTTTTAATAATATCTTTAAATCTCCGTTTATATCACCCGTAGCTATCGGAGACACAAGATGGACTCCTAAAAATTTATTTCAATACTTTGAGGTGCCATTCTTACTAATTAGCAAAAAAGTTGTCTTGCCATATTCAAACAATTGGGTAGGCAGAATGGAATTACCTTTTAAAACTTGCTTGTTTGCAGACATAGCTATTTTTGTTCCATTCTATTTTTTTTTATTAATTAAGCAATTTAGGCGCAAATATAATGAATATCCAAACATATTCATAGTTTTATTTTTTATATTTTCTTATATTCCTTGGCTATTAGAATTTGGACTTTATAGATACATAGCAGCCTTAGAGATACTGGCACCCTTGGTCCTTTTCATAATCATCTCTTCATTTATTAAGAACAAATATTTATACGTCATTTTATCGGGAATTATTTTACTGCTTTGTTTAATGAGTTATCCATATTATAACTGGGGTCGTATCAAACCATTCCCTGAAACTTACTTTGGAATCGACAAGCAAATGTTCAAAGAATACGACAACTCAATGATAATTGTAGGCAGCATTCCAATAGGCTTTGTCATTCCATATTTACCGGAAAATGACAAAATTATAGCTATTCCATTTAAAGTATTCCCCTTTTTCAGAATACCCTTAACTGAACAATATGAACATAAATATTACAAAAGTATTGAAGACTGGGACAAAAAAATATATTATCTATCTATCAACCAGCCAGATACACAAAGAGCATTAGAAATTCTAAAGGACTATAAGCTCTTAATTAATTTTGGTTCTTGTAAAGAAACAAGAACCAATGGTCCAAAAATTAGCCTTTGCAAAATGGAAAAAGTCAGTGCTATAAATGACTCGATTATAAACAAACTGATAAATCAAGAAAACGAAAGAAGTTTAAAAATCTTTGATACTTTATTAAATTCATCAATCAAATATCTCGATACAAATAGCAACCTCTCAAATCTATACCCACAATATCTTGAAGAAAATGGATATCTTGACAAATCTTTTGGATATGGACAAGGAGCAGGTTTTAACTGGACCGTTAATGGCAGTTGGGCTGGAAAATGGCCATGTCCTGACAATAAGGGTAGCTGTTTTGGTATAGGACTATTAGGTGATTCTTACAATACAAAATCAATAATAGATAAATATAAGTCTAAAAGCTTACAAACATTCTTCCCCTATCCAAAAATATATGATAAAGAATCTAAGGAGTCAAACGGATTCCTTCTTATGGTTTTTAGGACACCAAAGTAACAATTTTTATTTTTATTTGCACAAAATTAAAAATTGAGATTTAGCATATTAAATTAAATGCTGATTAAGAGTTATTTTTGTATAATGTTTAAGTTTACTAGAAATAATTTTAGGAGGGCACGTTG contains:
- a CDS encoding N-glycosylase/DNA lyase, producing MLYGKDEGRGLYDGIGRNFRTSQIKLGLLDKLDSLRGSPCESQIELRVSQFREIGSGSEEKIFEELCFCVLTANYSAKGGISIQNKIGDGFLYMEEEELKLTLRELGYRFWNPRYRFIVENRRLFGMLRDILGSDVSTFDKRKTLVKEVKGFGMKEASHFLRNVGIFDVAILDRHILRVMKEYGYLDEIPKTITEKTYINFEKTFFQISDDFGKPPGVLDLYIWFMEKGCVDK
- the gltX gene encoding glutamate--tRNA ligase produces the protein MIRVRFAPSPTGALHIGGAHTALFNYLFAKRLEGKFILRIEDTDTERSSKEYEEVILESLKWMGIEWDEGPYYQSKRLDIYREKANELLQKGLAYECFCTPEELRERREMMIKMGRPPKYDGRCRDLSEDQKRDLRAKGLKSVLRIRIPDGKSFLRDAVKGDVSFANDSLGGDMVIMKSDSYPTYNFAVVIDDIDMDITHVIRGDDHLTNTFKQMIIYKAFGKELPKFAHIPLLLGPDKAKLSKRHGAESVLEYREMGYLSDALFNFLSLLGWTPKEGQEIFSRDELISMFCLAKLNSNPAVFDMKRLDWMNSQYIKNMDDLKLFDLAKAFYDKAGIELVKDDFTIRAINLGKVRARTLQDLVIGTKYFFVEPELSAEEMDSIKSNSSTALLLEKFLELLNTGYDSHIDLENKSREMAASLDLAFKDLVHPLRLLITGMKVGPGLFEIVDALGKDIVIRRVSKFLNDA
- a CDS encoding aldehyde dehydrogenase family protein, with translation MENIADILKNSPFSDLLSKDPIPEISFLIGEWRALGGKPENKISSINNKILYRFRGPVSPDIKQIINTSQEGFLELSKISHYKRFDMLMKCRKLIEENFDLLANVIVMDSSKPIKLARGEIDSTIERLNFSSIDLMALKGEYIPSGIFDDLKDRSVITLREPYGISVLISPFNFPFFLHASKLASALIAGNSTISIPSEHTPLSVLLLIKIFELAGFPKKALTTIATSETQIKEMIVNNQKTDLVSLTGSSKTGESVIRNAGIKKLHLELGGKAFGIVLKDANPKEVTRCWLNGALKNAGQRCDALNTILIPEEIEEVIVSSTLDKIKNIKRADPFSEECNLGPLISTSSANRLKKLIKEAIDSGSKIIFSDSPTNAYFPPQLIKIYNPEIKLMKEEVFGPIFIYYVYKDINEAVNIINSCKYGLDLAIFGSDVNYMIKLSRRLKAGQIHINDYPRHGTGYYPVGGIKSSGTGSKEGIFYTVQEMSYTKAIIVKN
- a CDS encoding class I SAM-dependent methyltransferase; the encoded protein is MYSGKENLEDMLLAENYNNHLSELIKPHLNLKYTIVDFGSGLGNFAEKFKKIGYNLYCVEIDDDLRRKLENKGFKCFKTLDELDDDSIDFIYTLNVIEHIENDDEIIKKFYKKLKRGGQIVIYVPALKILYSTMDKKVGHFRRYSMKHLNNLMISNGFEIQRSIYVDSLGFLITLFFKTFGNKEGNINQQALIIYDRYLFPMSIFLDNLFRKILGKNLYVLAKKPNRVIS
- a CDS encoding nitrilase-related carbon-nitrogen hydrolase encodes the protein MRIGLFQMDILRDFELNFEKVKRAILEAQKNNLNLLALPETFLSGYYKSSIKKVSENLSYYFDQLSSMSRECSMDIYGSLPVKEDSSMYNCGFYFSGGSCIGRYKKIHLIGIMGERDIFSEGSESVVAESKNLGKVGLAICYDIRFPELFRKISTKSRVTIVSAMWPKSRIEHWKTLLRARAIENQCFIVGVNRVGSDRNNLYSGNSLIFDPYGATLLECGDKEGLYFSDIDLSSVEKYRSDFNVLGDRRIFNLQ
- a CDS encoding macro domain-containing protein; this translates as MVDINFKIKDKILEIVKGDITLRDTDAIVNAANRYLQHGGGVALAIVRRGGEIIQTESNMIIRNQGPIPTGKAVYTTAGDLKPKHIIHVAGPDYNEYAPDAAMELLKMSINSCFDLALKLRLKSISLPAISSGIYGFPKDKCADILIRESFEHLMKDESLRKIEFVLYEEITAEVFATTAKKYFEIYKNRK
- a CDS encoding AI-2E family transporter encodes the protein MKLEEHLVYPRIKVFIIALVIILSLFVVWIFKGILILFFISLLLAYLIEPLFNLVLRFQKNRVISLIVSYIIVFAFLGSIGIVLFFGLSNEVRSIARHTPVYFESIKGYMDNLQTLLNSFSIPLDIRSSFNGVFLSQEYVQSHPYSLSFYESAKVLKTFFLESVRTGVNIFIVFMVAAFWIIDFENIKEGLLTLFPPDRRQEVVELSTDVDFVLKRIVRGQFLICLINGTLTTIALVILKIQYAILIGVLAGCLSVIPVFGTLSTTLPAVFLGLTQSWTVSLEVVAVILCIHWLESYVLCPRIMGKQAQVHPILIILALVSGEQLFGLEGLILAIPATGVLKAVVVHYLKKAGHIEPTGNTKSQ
- a CDS encoding glycosyltransferase family 2 protein; this encodes MENKNNLKIAVVVPCYNEEAAIGSVIKGFRESLSEFSDTKIYIYDNNSVDPTIEIAKKCDAIVRQEERQGKGNVVRRMFRDVDADFYILVDGDSTYEPSIAPLMLKLAIKRQYDLVNCIRKEVDSEAYRFGHTFGNRILTKAVNMIFGNYIQDMLSGYKVLSRRFVKSFPVQSDGFDIETEIAIHALQLQCPMGYIVGNYYKRQEGSNSKLNTYRDGFKILKLIIALFRHEKPLLFFSLIGLILAMIALGLGIPIVIQFIETGLVPKLPTALLAVGIMIIASLCFTIGIILDTVTKGRIENKMLAYLSHKMFDPEGSRE
- a CDS encoding DUF169 domain-containing protein; translated protein: MKSQIESALKMKFNPVAIIWSDKLPENAMRFKEGRWGCVMWLFANAAKGRTAAFDRKTYGCWGGGVGLGFGNAYKYFPGGQSCFEKFLSSGNKEDDLGKEIAASLENLARKDFIEDFLEGERYVKTPEKVKKFLEQMPIMEVPTEYVIFKPLQNVDLNVEKPEVIVFPVNPHELAALVVLANYGRDSFESVIFPWGAGCQTMGIFAYKERGSAPQRAVVGLSDISARKNIRNHLGDDIFTFTVPIEMFQEMESNVSKSFLARPTWASLKSLTFSP